From Pirellulales bacterium:
CGCGAACGGCGCCGGCAATTACACGATCGTCGAGACCGACAACTCCACGACCACGGTCACGGGCACGGAAAACACTATCACCGGCGATTCTTCGACGACGACCACCTCCAACGACCTGACCAGCGTGACGGAGAACAGCGAACAGCCGCGACGGCTTTTGCATTTTGGTACACAACGAAAGCGCGGAGGATCCACGTTACAAGCCGGGTGCCGAGCCAGCGCCGCCGCAAATCTATGGCCCGCCCGCGCCCGGAGGCGGAGGCGCGTCCCCCGCCGACGAAGCGTTTCGACTTCAACAAGAGCAAGAGCAGGCGCAGCAGAAGGAGCTCGACCAACAGAAAGCCGCGGTTCTGGGGGAGCTCGATCAAATGTGGGGGATCATGGTGCGATCCTATACGGGCCCGTTCGATCCCGCCCTCGATTATGCCGCTCAGCACCTTGACGTGGGCCGAATGCTGGAGCTTGAGAAGCAACTACCTAACCTTTTGAGCGACGAGGAACTGAAAGCCTACAACGAGAAGAAGGCGGGCTATATCGATGCGCTGAAGCGCGAAGCGGCATCTCGCCAGGCGACGAATAACGGCACGCAACTTGGCGTACCGGCCACGCCGTATCAAGGGACGTTCTGGGAGAACACCTTTAGGCCCGGCGGCTACATGGAGCAGGTCCTTCCGGCATTTGCGGGAGCGGGCGGCGCGGCGCCGCGCGGGCTGGAACCGATGGTGCCTCCGACGGTGAACCCCGGGCCGCGATTGTCAACGCCGAAACCGCCGAGGGGCGGCGCCGGCCCGGGCCCAACGGCCAAGGGCGCACCAGCGCGCCCCAGTTGGCGGGAGTCTGAGGTCGACGCAGGCAAGGGTCTGAATAAAGACTACAAACCTCAAAAATCATTCAAGGACGGGGAAGAGGTGCCCTACGGCACGAAAGGTAGCTCCCGGCCTGAGTACTTTAAACCTGGAGCGAGTTTGGAAGTAAAGAATTATGATGTAACGACCGCCCAGGGGAGGCGAAACGTCGCCAACAACGTGAGTGAACAGGCAATCGAGCGGAGTAAGAATTTGCCCGCCGGGACACGGCAAACTGTTCTTATCGACGTGCGGGGTCAGAAGGTCAGCAAGAAAACGCTGGATCAGCTTGCGGAGGATATAGTGGTAAAGTCTGGTGGCACGCTGACGCGCGGTGATATAAAGTTCAGAACGAGATAGGTGATAGAATGACGATCGCCATTCGATCCGCGGGAGAGATTAAGGAGCTTGGTGGAAGTGATTTCGTACATTCTTTTTTCTCTACCATCAGTTATCATTTAGAGCCCGATGGGTGGGGGACAAGATATCCAGTTCTCATGAACGCACTATATCAGGGACAACTCAGCGCTGAGGATGCCGGCGCAGCCCTAGAAGAGCTTGCGGACGTTCAAATGCGTCTCAATCAGTTCCCTCCCTCGGACGTCGTCTGGGATATAGACGACTTAGCCGCTACCCCCCCTTGGGGAAGAAATATCAGCAGCGACATTACTAGCTTAGGTAACTACTTCGTCACAAGTTCTGGATCCGACCTTATAGACGTGCTTAGAGAGTCGATCAGCCGACTAAGGTCTAGCGGTGGTATCGCGAGGCTAGAATCCTTTTGATAGATGAGAAAAGGGGCCGCAGCTGGATTCCATGAGGCGCCCACGGGGGCCAGTAGCGTCGGGACGAGCTCGCGGCGCATCGTGATCTTTGGCAACCTACATTCAGCCAACCAGCCGTTTGGGATTTGATCGGCTGCGTCGGCACCGGTCGCGAACAACGATCGGCGCCGACGCGCCGGTCGAGACCGACAAAAGCCGGAAGAGTAGCAACGAGATCACCGACAGCACCAGCGCCACCGAAACCAACCAGACCTTCACGGCCGTCAGCAGCGGCACCACGCTCGGCACCGACACGACGCAGCGGAGCGGCAACTCGGTGCTGGGCACGTATTCGCTGACCGAGACGAACTCGACCACGACGAGCACCGCGCAGACGGACACCAACCAGACCGACACCAGCAACAGCACCGCCAGCGAGTTCGACAGCGGCACGACCACGGAAATCGGCGACGAAATCTACGGCAGCCTGAACAGCGTCGAGACGGGCGCGGCGGCGGCGACGCTCGTCAGCATCGACTACAACCAGAGCCAGACGATCAGCATCTCGCAGATCGACGACGGCACGACCAGCACGACCGTGCTGGGCAACAGCATCAGCCAGGGCAGCAGCGGCACGAGCTACGACACGGACACCACCAGCGTGTTTCCGGGGGAAGAGAACCTGGGGAACCTGGTGGGTCCGCCCGTGTTGGCCGTCACGGCCACGGAAACCGACACTTCGACCGACAGCACCACCTTTTCGGCCAACGACGTCACGGGCTTGTCGTTTACCAGCACGCACGAGGTCGACACCGTCAATCGCCCCGAGACGATCTCGCACGTCTCGTCGGAGAGCAACGGCGGCAAGTATTCCTGGACCACGATCGACAGCTACGAGAGCACGAACGCGATCACCGGCGGCTTCAGCCTGAACGAAACGAGCAGCGGCTCGCTCTCCAACTACGAGACCGACACGAACTCCGGCCTGGCGAACAGCAACACCGAGACCGGCACGACCAGCGGTTACACGGCGGAGACCGGCAGCCAGATCTTGGGCAGCTTCACGCTCTCGGAGACCAGCGACACTACCACCACCGTCGTCGAAACCGACTCCGTCGGCGCGATCACGACCAGCGCCACGACCACGGCCTACGATTACACGAGCGCCAGCGCCGCCGGCAACGACGTGACGGGGGCCGAGAGCACGGCCGAGCAGGGCCTTTCCAGCGCCACGCTGGCCAAGACCGACAATTACGGCTCGGGCGACACCGACAACGTGACGATCGCCACCAACGGCTCCAGCTCGTCCATCGGCAGCGACAACACGATCACGGGCAGCTTCACGCTCTCCGATTCGAGCGACACGACGGTCACCACCGCCGACAGCGGCACGCGGGCCGGCAACAGTTACAGCGCCTATTCCAGCGATGTGACGACGGCCAGCGGAACGGAGATCGGCGATTCCATCACCGGCGCGGTGGCGACGGGCGAAACGACGACCGAGAGCGACAGCCTGACCGACGGCGGCACGAACAGCACCGGCAATTACACGATCGTCGAGACCGACAACTCGACGACCACGGTGACGGGCACGGAGAACACGATCACCGGCGACTCGTCCACGACGACCACCGCCAACGACCTGACCAGCGTGACGAAGACGAGCGAGCATCTGTCGGGCACGATGCTGCAGGTGTCGAGCGACGTGACCAGCCTCAGCAGCAGCGGCAACGAGACGGCCAACACGATCACGGGCGCCTACGTCAGCACGGCCTACGAGTTGGAGACGAGCTCGCTCACCGAGAGCGGCCTGAATTCCGGCGGCAGTTTTTCGCTCACCTCCACGACCCGTTCCTCGCCGACGATCACGGAGAGCGGCAACACGTTGTCGGGCGACTACACCTTCAGCGAGGCCCAGACGCAGGGCTACACCTTCAACGAGAGCGACGCCAGCGCCTCGGGCGGCACGACGACCAGTTTCCAGATCACCGAAACCGGCGGCAAGCACGACGTGCTGACGCAGACCGGCAGCCACGTGACGGGCGGGTACACCTTGGCCGACCCCGGCACCGACAGTTACACGATCGCCGAGACCGGCGGCACCAGCGGCGGTGGTGGTGGCGGCGGCAGCATGAGCGGCAGCGGCTCCAGCTCCAGTTCCTCTTCTTGGGGCCTGACGCTGACGGGCGTCGACAACTACACGACGACCGAATCGGGCAACGAGTTGAGCGGGGCGTTCAATCGAACGACCAGCGGCGGCGGCAGCGACACTTTGAGCGAGAGCGGTTTGGGCAGCTACAACCCGCACCCCACCACCGGCTACACGCTTTCGGAAAGCGGCAATTACCTTTCGGGCCAGCTTTCGCTGACCGAGACGGGCACCGACCGTTACTCGTTGATCGAGGCTTTCAACAACGCCTCGAACGCGGCGCTTGCCAACGGCAACGGCCCCGGCGACCTGGATTTTTCGCCCGTCGGCGCCCCGATCGTCGTGGGCGGGGTGTCTTACTGGGGCACCGGCCCCGCCGCCAACCTCGACGCCAACGCGGCCGACTCGGCCTTCAACGAGCTTGGGCTGCAATTGCTGCACGAATACTGCTGGGCGGGCGATCAGGCGACCATGGCGAACTTCGAGGACGATCGCCGAATCGACTCCTCGCGCCGGGGCCAGTCGGTTTTGACGGCCAGCGAGCACGATCCCGAAGGGCCGCGCTACTTGGGCGAGGTCGGGGAGTTCTTCGAAAACGGGCGGAAGCACGTCGTCAACCTCTACGTCGAAGGGCGGCTCTTCCGGCCCACGCCGAACCACGGGATTTACGTCCGCCAGCGCGGCTTTGTTCCGGCGGGCGAATTGAAACCGGGCGATCAACTGCTGACGAGCGACCACCGCTGGGTGAAGGTTTCGAACATCGTCGACAAAGGCGAGGTCGTCCCAGTGTTCAACCTGATGGTCCCCAACGGCCACACCTATTTCGTCGGCAGCAACAACCGCGACGGCTTTTGCATCCTCGTGCATAACCAGAGTGCGCCCGCGGTCCGCTCAGCGCCTGCCTATCGCCCTGCGCCCGCGCAGCCCCCTGCGCAACCAGGACGGCAAGCGCCACGGCCGGGGCAATCGCGCCCGGGCCAAGGTGCGTCACCCGGCGCCGGCACCGGCGCCGTACCGCCCGGCGGGGTGAACACGATTTCGGTTCCTCGGCGCGACATGCACAAGTACGAAGGCGCGCAACCGATGGGTTTTCCATCATGGGAAGCATGGCAAGAAGCCAGGAACGCATACGTTGCAGATCGCGCCAAATATGGCCAATCGCTCAACCACGAGCCGACTGGGGGTGAAGTGCTCGGATGGATGGCCGGTCAGATCCGCAACCGAACGAACTCTCAGGAGCGCCTTGACAAGGCGAAAGAGTTCGCGCGCGCCAGCGGCATGTCGGAGGCTCAGATCGATGACGTCCTCAGTGGGCCCCATGTTTCGGTGCCCGGACAAGAACCGGATCCGGTAAACGAATTGCTGAATGCGGCCAGGCGCAAGGCGGCGGAGCAGGAGGCGGCGAAGGCAAAATCCGGGGATCCGGGGGCCACGGCAGCAAAGAATCCCGCATTGGGCGGCGCTCCGTCGCGCGCGCAAATGCTTACCGCGGGAGGCAAGAAACCGCCCACGGGTGGAGGCAGCGCTGTGGCGACGGGAGGAATGGACCCAGGGGACGAAGGCGAGAATGCGCCGCGCCCGAACATCAAGACAAATCTTCCCGATCGTGTTACAAAGGAGCTTCCGGAAGGTGAGACGCGGACGCCGGAGGAGAATTCCAAAGCGCGGAACTTTTTTGAGCGTAACCGCGACGCCGCGAGGAAGTGGTGGTCGGACCGGAACGGCGGACGAGAGTGGCCTGAAGATTCGACGCACGACTCGCATCCTCGCGCCCTTAAGGATGGAGGCGACCCTCTTTTTGTTGAACCTGGTTATGGCGGTCCTAATAGCGATCATAGCATTCCGAGGCCCCCTGATGGCCAGACTGATGCGCAGCGTTGGGGTAAGCAGGGCGGTCGCCCGAGGAACGAATGAGGTGGAATATGTTCGAGTGGCTTGACGAGGAATTGCGGGCGGTTAGGACGCCCCACTTTCATGAGGTTGATGGTCCCGCGCCCCGTGAACTTCGGCGCGCAGTTAAGGAGTCGGACAGACCTTTGCCGCCATCCTATAAGGAATTTGTGATTCGGTTCGGAAACGCGCGCCTATACCGCTGTTCAAATTGGTATAAGATCGAGATTTATGCGTCACCTCGCGATGCAACAAGTGAAAGCGCGGAGACTTTGACGAATTTCGGTCGGATACCAGGCGCGTTGGCGTATTTCAAGGATGACTTGTTGGTTGAGGGCACCGAGTCCGCGGTATTCGAATGGCACGGTCCAGAATTTGGGTTTAGGCAAGCGGCTAATGGGTTTGAGCAGTGGTTGGAGAAAAAACACCGCGCCGCTCGACGATCGTTTTCAAAGAGCAAATGGCAATCAATCCTAGCAGGGCCGGCGCCATTTTCAAAAGAGGAAAAGGCAGTTGTTGAGGCGCGCAGGCATTTTCACTGGCGCGTCATCGGTATCGCTGAGAATGGCGACCTCCAATTCGAGGTGAAGAATCGCTCAAATATGGCATTGCCGTACCTCACGATTGGTATTCGGCGCAAGGGGGGAGAACCGTTTGGCGGTGTGAAGCTACCTGTGTCAGGAATTCAGCCCGGCTCAGGCGCGGTTGTGGAGGTTGACTGCTACAAGCAGTCGCATGCCCCAGAGGACGTCGAACCGTTCGAGAAGCCTGACCCGGAGCCGGCGCTACGTGACCTATATTGGGAATTCAAGCAAATGCCGCGCACGGAAAACAGCTCAGAGTGATTGTTTGAGGGGCGGGCGTTTGGCCGGGGGCAGCAAACGCGCACGGTCCAATTTGCGAATCTACAGAGGCAGCCATGAGGGGCCAGTAGCGTCGTGGGAGCGGAAAACGGGTCAAAACGATTTGTTTCGAGCGGGGCCAGTAGCGCCGCGAGGAGGCTCGCGCCGCGTCGTGTTCTTTGGCAATCCATTCATCAGCCAACCAGTCGTGAATTGACCGACCGGCTGCGTCGGCACCCGCCGCTCATCGCGGTCGGCACCGACGCGCCGGCCGGCCGTGCGCCTGCGTGTTTCGCGCTCCTTCGCATTCTTCGTGCTCTCGGAAAACGACAGCACCAGCGTGTCGTCGATCGAGAGCGACGTGAACCAGACCGACACCACCAGCGTGGCCAGCAACGGCAGCCAGTACATGACGGCCACCGAG
This genomic window contains:
- a CDS encoding Hint domain-containing protein; its protein translation is MATYIQPTSRLGFDRLRRHRSRTTIGADAPVETDKSRKSSNEITDSTSATETNQTFTAVSSGTTLGTDTTQRSGNSVLGTYSLTETNSTTTSTAQTDTNQTDTSNSTASEFDSGTTTEIGDEIYGSLNSVETGAAAATLVSIDYNQSQTISISQIDDGTTSTTVLGNSISQGSSGTSYDTDTTSVFPGEENLGNLVGPPVLAVTATETDTSTDSTTFSANDVTGLSFTSTHEVDTVNRPETISHVSSESNGGKYSWTTIDSYESTNAITGGFSLNETSSGSLSNYETDTNSGLANSNTETGTTSGYTAETGSQILGSFTLSETSDTTTTVVETDSVGAITTSATTTAYDYTSASAAGNDVTGAESTAEQGLSSATLAKTDNYGSGDTDNVTIATNGSSSSIGSDNTITGSFTLSDSSDTTVTTADSGTRAGNSYSAYSSDVTTASGTEIGDSITGAVATGETTTESDSLTDGGTNSTGNYTIVETDNSTTTVTGTENTITGDSSTTTTANDLTSVTKTSEHLSGTMLQVSSDVTSLSSSGNETANTITGAYVSTAYELETSSLTESGLNSGGSFSLTSTTRSSPTITESGNTLSGDYTFSEAQTQGYTFNESDASASGGTTTSFQITETGGKHDVLTQTGSHVTGGYTLADPGTDSYTIAETGGTSGGGGGGGSMSGSGSSSSSSSWGLTLTGVDNYTTTESGNELSGAFNRTTSGGGSDTLSESGLGSYNPHPTTGYTLSESGNYLSGQLSLTETGTDRYSLIEAFNNASNAALANGNGPGDLDFSPVGAPIVVGGVSYWGTGPAANLDANAADSAFNELGLQLLHEYCWAGDQATMANFEDDRRIDSSRRGQSVLTASEHDPEGPRYLGEVGEFFENGRKHVVNLYVEGRLFRPTPNHGIYVRQRGFVPAGELKPGDQLLTSDHRWVKVSNIVDKGEVVPVFNLMVPNGHTYFVGSNNRDGFCILVHNQSAPAVRSAPAYRPAPAQPPAQPGRQAPRPGQSRPGQGASPGAGTGAVPPGGVNTISVPRRDMHKYEGAQPMGFPSWEAWQEARNAYVADRAKYGQSLNHEPTGGEVLGWMAGQIRNRTNSQERLDKAKEFARASGMSEAQIDDVLSGPHVSVPGQEPDPVNELLNAARRKAAEQEAAKAKSGDPGATAAKNPALGGAPSRAQMLTAGGKKPPTGGGSAVATGGMDPGDEGENAPRPNIKTNLPDRVTKELPEGETRTPEENSKARNFFERNRDAARKWWSDRNGGREWPEDSTHDSHPRALKDGGDPLFVEPGYGGPNSDHSIPRPPDGQTDAQRWGKQGGRPRNE